The genomic segment TGACCACATTTGATTTTCTAGAACATAGAAGAAGGAAAAACCTATAATCTAGTCATGTACGTCAAATCACCAGAATCTGTGGAGTTGACAGCTTCACTCACATGTTCAAGACCTTCAGGTGCATTGCAAAACCTGGCATCAGCTTCTATACAGTATGTATCTTTTCCCTGACATGGAGAGTATTTTgaatttgttctttttctttgctAACTGATATAATTGCACATTGCACTGTTACAGTGATATTGACTTGTCAAATTGGACAAAGGTAGACCTGAAATTATTAGCTCAAGGAACATGCAGAACTTCAAGACTTGATCTAACAACTTCCAAAAGGGGAGTTATGTGGTTTGATCAAGTGTCGCTCATGCCTTCAGATACATACAAGGTGCGTTGCATTTTTATTCTTTATCTCGATTTTGGCTATTTGCAAGAACAAAGATATTATGGCATGGCTCATGAAGATCCAAGAAGAAAATTTAGTACCATGAATTAATTGGTAAGAAAAGATACAAGCTTGCACTGTTTGTTAGTTAGCAGGCATATATTCAATGGGTACCCTTTTCATATTATGTGTGCCATCAGAGTTATTCAATCATCACCGTAATGTCGGTCCAAGAGTTAACATTGCTAACCAATAGATCAAATCAGATAAATTATATTCATTTTTatagaaatttgaaaaaaaatagtctTCCTTTTCTAACGCCAGACCTTGCTTACTATGACATTGACATGAGTTGCTAATTGCATTTTGTTCTACACATACAGGGACACGGTTTTCGCAAGGAACTCATGTCTATGCTCTTGGATTTAAAACCACGGTTCTTACGATTTCCTGGTATTTTCTATGTTTTCTGATCAAAACCAACTATGGACTGTATTCAATGTTTTCTCACTGAACTGCTACTTTACATTCCTTTGCATTAGGAGTAGGTAGAAACTAGAATACAGGCAAATGAAAGGAAACATGCTTTGATGATATAACTATACTAGGTTTGTCAAATAAATTACTAGCGACTCACCTAGCACAATATAATAGAAACACACTGTATTTTCCTCTGTGCTGACATGCTTATGTTTAGAACACATAACACTCACCAGACTTACAGTATTTTCATTGTTGCAGACGTAACTAGTGTTCTATCAAGTATCAAGTTAATTGACCGAACAGAGAAGTTATTGCAGATGGTGTACCCACGAGACAATTTTTCCTTGTGGCATAGCCCAAAATATGGGCAACATAGGAATAtaacaccttttttttttaacaaaaccacAGGAATACAACACTACCTATACCTCTCAAGGAACAAAGTTAACATTTTGAGAACACGTTTCCTGCTACTACTTTAATGTCACATCCAAACATACTCCAAGGGAACTCTTGATTATTACTAGTACTGTACAACACAAAAATATGTAAGATTTTCGAATAAACTTCAAATCTTATGGTGAGTTAATCTGTAATGCCATGTTAAAATTTATGGTTAGTCTAAAATGACTGTATTTTACTTATGGTTACCATGATGCATACTTTTTTTCATCTTGAAAGTGAGTTGAACGAGCCAACTTTGTATCAGTCCTCCAATGGTACACAGATTGAGTAACAATATTTGTGCATCATTTTTGATAGGGGGTTGCTTTGTTGAAGGCAACTTGTTAAGAAATGCTTTCAGATGGAAGGAAACTATCGGTCCATGGGAAGAGAGACCTGGACACTATGGAGACGTATGGAATTACTGGACCGATGATGGCCTTGGATATTATGAGCTTCTTCAGGTAAATGTTGATTAATGACATCTGAGTTTGCCTCTTTTGGTTTCACCATAACTTCACCATAACTCTTTGTTTCAAATGTTTACAAAAGCTCTCAGAAGACCTGGGTGCTGCCCCAATCTGGGTCTTCAATGCTGGTAAATATGATTTTGTTATTTTGACggtttttcctttttatatCTTTAATAATCAAAAGCATACCATTAAGTTCTTGGACTTTTTATCCCGAATTTTAGGAATTGGTCACAATGAGGGAGTTGACACCACTATTATCGCACCTTTTGTCAAGGTATTTTTTGAAATCCCTAGATCTTTCGTTGTTTGGATGATGTAATGTAATAGAAAATTTTCCTCCTTCAATAAACTAAAATGGTAGTTGGGCTTTAACCTGGTGAGTAAGAGTTCATTGGTAATTGTCAACCTTTGCACTTAATTCATTGGTAATTGTCAACCATTAAAGCTAGTATTGAGCTGCATGCACCAACCAGTTCACCCATAAGCCTAAGCTGATGAGGAAAGGTGGGCAATTCACTTATACTCAGGCCTCAGACGTAGAAATAGGAGTGggctgtaattttttatttaattgcgCCCGCTATGACTCGAACTCGAGACCTCTAGCCCTGATACCATATTGAGCTGCATGCACCGACCAGTTCACCCATAAGTTTAAGCTGATGAGGAAAGATGGACAATTTACTTATACTTCAACATCTAGCTCAATTTGTTCTCTCTGGAACATTTTTATCAGCATATTTAGTGCAGGTAAGCTTGGTGATCTTGTCAAAAGGAAACCCTATTATGACTATTTTCCAGAATCTGAATGACACGACCACATATATTGTGTATGCTTGATCAAATGCCTAAAAAAACTCATACTTCGTTGATATTTAATAAGGGATGTGGTTGGCATCGCATAATTCTTTACTTTGCCATTCTTAAGGCCACACACTAATCTATGATAAAGCCAAACTGCCGTAATTGGTCTTTAAAGAAAAAAGGCAAGCAAATAAGAATTGTCTAGTTTATTAAAATAGttattccttcttctttttctcataCTCATAGAAAATACCATCTCATACTCATAGAAAATACCATGCCAATGTGCATTTCTCAATAAATTTACTTTCACTATttctcaaaataattttatttttccttctaTAGGATGTATTGGATAGTCTTGAGTTTGCAAGGGGGAGTGCAGAATCAACATGGGGCTATCTTAGAGCTGCAATGGGGCATCCAGAACGTTTCCCACTAAAGTATGTCGCAATTGGGAATGAAGACTGTCGGAAGGAATTTTACCTTGGTAAAGTTGATTAATTAACATATACAAAGTATAAAGAACTTATTTTTCATCATTAACATAGGCGTTTATATTTATCTTAGGACTGAACTGATGTCATGGCAAGTGTAATTAACACAATCCGGCACTCATTTTCTATTAAACTGTATATATGAAACCACATTTTTATTCATCATGTCCCCCTTCTTTcatctttttccttttattaCTTTGTGGAATCAACTTGATCCTGGTGATATATGTTTGCATCCCAATAAAGTGCAATAAAAAGCATTATCaagcaaaaaaattgaaaacaatACCGTCAAAACCAGATTCCTTAGGGTACATTTGTTTCGCACACGAATGAAGCTATATTTGATCATAACTTATAGATTTACAGTAGCCTCACCAATTTCTCTGAAGTTGTAGTGAGCTTCCCAAGAATACTCACTTTGCACATGTTCTTTAATTCTATTGAACAGGAAACTACCTCAAATTTTACAATGCTATAAGAGAGGCCTATCCAGACATTCAAATGATTTCAAACTGTGATGGACTTGACCATCCTGCAGATTTGTATGATTTCCATGTAAGCTTATTGCTTCCGAGTCTGTCATTTCCTCCCTGTTTAATTTTGTCTTGTGACTTCGAAACAAAGATCTTGGTGTGCTTTTATTGACAGATATCTAAAAATATCACCTTTTTTTCGCAGATTTATAACAATGCAACTGATCTTTTCCTCATGAAAAATAAGTTTGACAGGACATCACGTATGGGGCCTAAGGTATAATCTAGTCTTTATGGTTTCTATGAAGTGGTTCATTTTGGTAATAGATGCCATTAAAAAAGTCTTAGAAGGATGTACCTTTCATGGATCAAGCTTCCTGACTTTCATAagacattgtttttttttccatcaTGTTCTGTAATTGAGACTGGAACCTTTGTTAACGAAATACATTAGACATCACCAGGGGCCTCCCCTACTgtatttccctaaaaaaaacaTTAGACATTTGGCAAACTTATTATATAGATGTGGACATGTGGTGACTATCTTCTCTATACTACATTTTTTGAGCAGATGAGGTAACTATCAAGTAGTATAAACACACTATTCATCAGACCTCAAGAAACGCTGTTCAACATAGTTATCTTTCTTATTGACATCATTGGATGTTAGGTAGACAGGAAGTAGACTGACCATGCTATGTTCATATTCCAGGTGTTTGTTAGTGAATATGCTGTTACTGAAGCAAAGGATGCTGGTAGAGGAAGCCTCCTTGCTTCACTGGCAGAGGCTGCTTTTCTTACTGGATTGGAAAAGAATAGGTAATCCCCTTCGCACGTCGTTATCATGAGATCTGGGGAAATATCATATGGTTGCCTATTGTCATTAGATCAAGCACTAGTTTTTTGTGAATATATGTTGACATTGTCTTTGATAATTGTGACCTCGTTTTGGGGAAAGAATCATGTTAAGAGAtaacaagaaaatatatatagagtaATCTTATATACACTGACAGTGAGTAACAAACAATTACTTGTTTTGGGTTAATGAGATGGCTCTCTGGCATGCTTCTTTGTAGTGACATTGTTCAGATGGCATGTTATGCACCACTCTTCGTAAATGACAACCATCCTGGGTTAGTATTGATAAGCTTCATGCTTTTGTTTGCTCTAGCCTTCTTATTTGTGACACCTGCAGTGTTTATGTTTCGACCCTTTTATCAGCTGGAAGTGGAACCCAGATGCGATAGTCTTCAATTCCTGGCAGCAGTATGGGACTCCTAGTTACTGGATGCAGATATTTTTTCGTGAATCCAACGGTGCTGTGATTCATCCAGTTACAGTCACATCCAGCTACTCCGATTCATTGGCAGCATCTGCTATTACCTGGCAGGACACTGAGAACAGCTTCCTGAGGGTGAAGGTAAATCCAGTGgtttcttattttcttcttgcatgtgtgtgatttcttcaattccttACATATGTACCGCAATGTTTGAAATGACTGGATCCAGATATCCGTAGATAAGGATTTCTTATAACCTTATATTGACCTTCAAATATTTTGCAGATTGTAAACTTTGGATCTCATGCTGTGAACCTTACCATATGTGCAACTGGACTTCAGGCTGGTGTCAATACAATGGGATCAAGAGTCACTGTTCTGACGTCCAGCAATGTGATGGATGAAAATTCGTTCAGCAACCCAAATAATGTAAGCGGGTGACTGCTTTTTACAAGCTTTTTCGTATTGCATACATTATCAACCATATTTAGTGAGTTCAGCAACGTTTTGAGTAGAAGCACTGCATCCGATAGCGCATCTGTCAACTAGTATAGTAGCATGACTTCCATATGTCAAGGTGAATTGTTTCTGAACTTTGAAGCCTACACTTAGACTCTGTCATCTCCTTCGGTAGTGTCTAGACTCTAGAATCAATTTGCAGGGATTTGTTGCGTTAAATGTAACACACCATTCTCATGTGTCAGATAGTTCATCTAACATAAACTTGTGAATGATGCAGGTTGTGCCAGTTACGAGAGAGCTACCCAATGCAGCAGAAGTGATGCAAGCCTTGCTCAGCCCTTACTCGTTCACTTCATTCGACCTAGCTCTGGATGAATACAGACGTGTGGCAGAGATGTGAAACAATAGAGCAAGATTTACGTAAGAGACATGATGTGTGGTAACATAATTGCAGAAAGCATAGTGTGATCTGCGTTCTGGTATTTGCCTATCAGGCCTTATGTTATCCTTCTGTTTATGAGACTGCAAGCATACTGTGGCAGGCTGATTTCTTGCTACTTTTCTTTCGCTTGATCAAAGTGAACCCTAGTTTCTCAAGGTGTAATGCATCTGAAGTTATTCAGATAGTCATCCTATATCGGCATCATGCATGATTTGCCTTGTATTTGCTCAAGTCCTTGGATTAATATTTGATGCAAGAACATATAGTTGCAGGGGATTAAATGCTCTGCTAGGGAAACTTGCTTCTGAGAACCAGCACAGGAACTGAACAAACATATCCCCATCACATCTCATAGACTAGCCCCACATAAAACCAAAATATTCTCAATCTCACGGATGCAAAACCACACATAATTTTGCACGAAACAAATGATCCGTGGGAACAGAATGACCGTTGGTTAGAGCTTTGCACCAAACGCTTAAGATAGCTAATGCACTTCCGGAACGCACAGCCTCACGTGCACTGAACATGGCAAAGATGATGGCCATCTCTTTTTTCGAAAACCAAAGACGATGGCCATCTCTACCGACAGAAACTGGTACAATCAACATAAGGAAATGTACATCCAAAGCAAATATATCTGGAGCTGTATCCGTACAGTAGACACTCTTTCTCAAGCCACAATTTTACATACATGAGGATACAATTCATGCTTTGCATTTCACCTAGGCGCATAGAAATTGCACCCTGTTCACAAAATGCCACGTTGCAATGCATGCATAAACATTCAGTCTTGAACCAGGTGAGATGCCAcgctagacaacaaaagaaaacaaacttGGAATTATCAAACTGTAGGCAACACCAATATCAAGTCATCAAAGGCAGCTGAAAGATTCAGTCTGTTGAAGAAACTTACCTCCAACGAAGGAGTTAATGAGAACGAAGTATCAGTGGATACGTACAGCACCAGCCACTACTCCAACACTGCATGTGCGGTTGGAACAATATGTGAACAAAACAAGTTGGAAGCATAAGGATGTCATTGTTTTTTAATCATTTGTACAGGATTCACAGATCTCCTACCACAGAAAGCAATGGTCCTTGCTTAAATTTGTTATGAAAAGCAAAAGCAAGTGGCTTTGCTCCTTCTCCAGGTCCTCTGATGAATCCACTAGATATGCACACAGGAATATCATCGAAGAATGGTCAAGGAATGCCATTGGAACAGAATTTTAATGATCAAAATGATGTGGTAAATCAGAAGATTTTGCTCTTACACTAGTGATAGTGAGACAATTGGAGATCTCCGCACATCATATACAGCAACAAGACCACAATACATTTCATTTCCATCTTTGAACGACAATGCCAGACGTTCCCCTGAAGcatcccatgctaatttctcTATGCCTCGGCTAGATGAAGCAGTTAAAGCATAAATTAATGAATGGAAGTAAGATTCTAGGCTATAATAATGGATAAATTTCCTGAATATTAAGTGTACACTAAATGAGAACATGTGTGATGGCAAAAGGCAGATTTTGAAGACAAAAATTTAGGGAAATAAATGGTTACATGCTTCTGTTGGTTAACGAAAGCTTGTCTTTCCTTACAATCCTATGCTATATACATCAAGAATGACTTCCGAGCTAAGAAAAGATGAGAGCAGACTTACTTCAAAAAAAGTTACATGGAAAATAAAATTGTCAATTAATTGCGTATGATGTTAGTGGAAATATCATCGGCTAAAATTAGCATCCAAGATGAGAAAAATGTGTAGCTTAAGGTGCGTATGAGGTCAAGAGTATAGAATAGTAATTCCTCTGTTGTTACCTAACAATCAGGGACGAAATTTCTGGAAGTTCAACAGGCAGGAGATGGGCATCTGAAGATATGGACCGCAGAACAAATTATCAGGATCCAGACAAAAAAAATGGAACAGCATAGCTTTAGCAACAAAATATTTGGACGAATGTCTGCATATACCTAAAGATGGTGGCTTAGATGAGAGGTGAATTGAGCCAAGTGTAGTTGAGTTAGAAAAGGACAACAATGCAACACGACCTTCTGGGTCCCAATTTGCTCCCTGACaggaaccaaaataaaaataagcaaATATGAGAAACAGTTGTAGAACAAGATATCATCCAATATAATGTTTAAGGGACCAATGGATGTGTATGtgtactaccaataggttgtccATAAAGCTGATTATGTATTGGTATAGCTTAGACACTCATATCAAATTAAGCTTTATGCAATATCTACATTATTACCAAACTAAAGTTAGGCACCATCAACTTTTAAACAGGCATGTATATTTCTTGTGGGACAAAATTATATCCACCTATTAAACAATTCTCATTTCATGTATAAAAAAGCAAACTATTTTCAGCTGTTGGGACTACAAATCATTCAGAAATGGTTAACAAGTCAAAAAAAAGGTTGCAAGGTTGTCgtgaataaagaaaataaacaaagttTTGAAGCATGATACATGTAACACGCAAGGAATGGTGGCTAGAGAAACAAAAACCCTGACCCTAACCCTAAACAGGCTCTGATATCatgttatgaatagcacttgtattcaATGGTAGCCCCATGGGGGCAATATATAAAGTACAGGAGGGAAACCCTAGGACTAAGAGATTACCATAAtacccttgactattatacccttaacatTTAAAAGTATATTTATTGAAATCCAAGGTCCCATATGTAACGAGAAAATTGGCAATGTTCCATATCCATCAATCAGATGATAAGTAtattagctttttttttttctcgaacgcgcAGGAGAACTGCgtgtcatttcattaaagaagaagaataaaattacaaatacaaatacaaagcCAAAACAGCCaatcaaaaacaaacaaacgcACCACTCACAAAGGAAGAACGACCCTAACAAACCCCAGGAAGGGTCCTAGGCTACCCAGCCAACAAGTTTTGGAGCCCTGCCGCTCCGGCCATGCACCACATCGCCCCCTCATCAGCAATCAACCTCAAAAGCCCTGCCAGATTAGGCGAGTCCCCATTGAAAACACAAGCATTGCGATGCTTCCAAATCTCCCAAGCAACAAGGATGATGAGGGTATTAAGAccctttcttttttgcttgtCGACCATCTTGAGCGCTCGGCCCCACCAATTAGAAAAAGAAGCCAAACCAGGCTGAGGTGAGATGGATTGCATCCCCACCTTCGCAAGAACAACAGCCCAGACCTGTCGAGCAAACACACAAGAGACCAACAGGTGATGGATGGTTTCACTATTTTGATCACAAAGAGGACAGGCTGCTGGATGAGGGAGCCCTCTCTTAGCCAATCTGTCCGCCGTCCAACAACGACCCAAAATGGCCAGCCACACAAAGAAACGACAGCGAAGCGGCGCCCAGGTCTTCCAAACGCGCTTCCAAGGCGCAAACCGGATGGATCCAACAAAAAAAGCGCCGTATGCAGACTTACTCGAATAGTCTCCAGATTCAGCAAATCTCCAAACATGATGGTCCTGAACACCCTGATGGAGTTCAAAGTCCTCCAGTAAAACCCAAAGTTGCAGATATTCACTAATAGCCTGCACAGAAAGCGCGCCTTTGATATCGGCCACCCAACGTCGATTCTCTAGTGCTTGCTGAACTGTTCTTTGGTTGATTACTCGCCGGGGCACCAAGGTAACAAGGTGAGGAGCCACCTCAGCCACGGAACGGCCATGAAGCCAGCGCTCAGTCCAAAATTTTGTGTTACCCCCGTCTCCAACCACAGTGCTAACCGCTATAGAGAACAAGGCCTTAACATTTGGGTGCACCTGGATCTGCAACCCAGCCCAAGGCCTTGTCGAGTCCGTCTTCTGCAACCACAACCACCTCATCCGAAGAGCCCAACCAAAAGTCGACAGATCGTGAATACCCAGCCCTCCAAATTGGAAAGGCCGACACACCCGAGGCCAAGAAACCAAGCAGTTGCCGCCATTAGCTTGATCTCTTCCTTTCCAAAGAAACCCCCTTCTGCGCTTATCAATCTCCTTAAGTGCCCACTTCGGAAGATCCATAGCAATCATATTATAAATAGGAGTCGCCGAGAGAACCGCCCGCACCATGATTAGCCTCCCAGAACGGTTCATCAAAGAGGCCTTCCACCCAGGAAGATGATCAGCAACCTTGTCCACGAGAGGCCGCAGAACCGCCTTAGAAGGCTTTCTGACCGACAGCGGAAGACCCAGGTACATGCAAGGGAACTGCTTTATCTCGCACGGCATGACGCCCTGAATGATCTCCAAATCCCCCTCCTGGCAATGTATAGGAGAAACAGAACATTTCAAAAAAGTGGTCCTAAGCCCAGAAGCCTCGCCAAAAATCTTAAGAATGTCCTTGATCAGCCCTAATTCAGAGATTACTGGCCGAATGAACAGAACCGCGTCATCAGCATAAAGAGAAACCCGGTGCTTAAGACCTCGAACAGGAAGCTGCTGCAGAAGACCATCCAGGTCAGCCCTCTCGATCAAAGAGTTAAGAACATCCATGACAAGAATAAATAACATGGGTGAAAGAGGGTCGCCTTGCCGAAGACCCCTCTGATGCACAATCAACTCCCCCGGTTCCCCATTCAATAAAATCCTGGTGGAAGATGAAGATAACAGGGTGCACAGAAGATTACACCATCGACGACCGAAACCCAAGCTCTGCAATACCTCCAAGAGAAAGGACCAAGAGACCGAGTCGAATGCCTTGCAAATGTCTAACTTGAGGAGAATATATGGGATCTTCAGCTTGTATAATTGCCTGGCTGTTTGCTGGACAAGCATAAAACTATCATGAATACAACGCCCACGGATAAAAGCGCTCTGATTAGCCGAGACCATGGAAGATAACCTCGGAGCCAATCTGTTAGCCATGATCTTTGTGATTAATTTTGCAAAGCTGTGTATTAAACTTATGGGGCGATAATCAGAGACCTGCAGAGCATCCACTTTCTTAGGCAACAGAGAGATGAAGGCTGTGTTTAAAAGACCCATTTTGGCGCCTCTTCCAAGCTGAACGGCCAATAAAGCTTGCATCAAATCCTCCTTAATTATCGCCCAACAGCACCTATAAAACCGACCTGTATAGCCGTCGGGTCCCGGTGCTTTATCCGGAGGGAGGTTTTTGATGGTAGCCCACACTTCCTCCTCAGAGAACAGCTCATCAAGAGAACCCAGATCGTGATGCTGTTTATGGAAGGAAGAGAGATCAAGAGAGGAACCTCGCTGGACAGCAGTACCCAGCAAATCTGAATAAAACTCAGAAACTGCAGCATGCCATCTTGGCTCGTCACTATCTGACCCGCCACTTGGAGCTTGGGAATgaaattttttctctttctaTATCTTGCTTGTTGATGAAAGAATGAAGTGTTAGCATCCCCCTCCTTTAGAAAAAGGACATGAGAACGCAGCCGCGCAATGGTGCGCTCAAAGGAGGTCAAACCAAGATAATGAAGCTTCAATTTTTTCCGCAGCCAAGATAACTTTATGTGATACCCTAACATATTCATGAATAAAGCTGCATAGGAGAACACTCATTTCCGGCAGATGCCATATAACTTCTAAAGGAAGCTCCCATATAACTTCTAAAGTAACAAGCAATAAATAAAATGCATTAAGTTTCTTATTCCCTCCTCACTAAGGAGTATTGCGCTCCAACGTAAAATTTTATAAAAGCATTGCAAGGCAAACAAATGATGTTGAATGTTCAAAAAATAGGTATTTAGGAGTAAAGGTATTACGTACAGACACATATCCATTAGATGAAGACCAGGGTTCTGACGTCCATGTGCTTGTCTCCCAGAAGTGAAACGTTCCATCGCTAATataaaatcaattttgtaaCTCTTTGGAAAGATTAGTAACAATAAATGTAAGAAGGAAATGACATTGAACATACAATTTAGCAGCTAGAAGGTAATCTCCACTAGGTGACCACCGCACTAATGATATACTACTTAATCCGCGCCGTATAGGAGTTCCCAAGCCTGTAGCAAAAGAAAGGTGTCCAGATATTAATTAGTACACAGTTCTGTGTGAAATGGGATTGGCTGTCTGCATTTAGAAAAGGACTGCTATACCTACCTTGAGAAACATCCCAAATTGTGAAGGATGGACTATTACAGGAGGCGGATGCCAAGTATGTGGAGATATGTCAA from the Phragmites australis chromosome 19, lpPhrAust1.1, whole genome shotgun sequence genome contains:
- the LOC133900450 gene encoding alpha-L-arabinofuranosidase 1-like isoform X2; this translates as MASKQVFSCAIFCSFLLFSVSCKGLAAELEGTQAALLQVDASWRLARKIPETLFGLFFEEINHAGAGGIWAELVNNRGFEAGGPHTPSNIDPWGIIGDESSIYVMTDRVSCFTRNIVALRMEVLCDKCPAGGVGIYNPGFWGMNIEEGKTYNLVMYVKSPESVELTASLTCSRPSGALQNLASASIHDIDLSNWTKVDLKLLAQGTCRTSRLDLTTSKRGVMWFDQVSLMPSDTYKGHGFRKELMSMLLDLKPRFLRFPGGCFVEGNLLRNAFRWKETIGPWEERPGHYGDVWNYWTDDGLGYYELLQDVLDSLEFARGSAESTWGYLRAAMGHPERFPLKYVAIGNEDCRKEFYLGNYLKFYNAIREAYPDIQMISNCDGLDHPADLYDFHIYNNATDLFLMKNKFDRTSRMGPKVFVSEYAVTEAKDAGRGSLLASLAEAAFLTGLEKNSDIVQMACYAPLFVNDNHPGWKWNPDAIVFNSWQQYGTPSYWMQIFFRESNGAVIHPVTVTSSYSDSLAASAITWQDTENSFLRVKIVNFGSHAVNLTICATGLQAGVNTMGSRVTVLTSSNVMDENSFSNPNNVVPVTRELPNAAEVMQALLSPYSFTSFDLALDEYRRVAEM
- the LOC133900450 gene encoding alpha-L-arabinofuranosidase 1-like isoform X1 is translated as MASKQVFSCAIFCSFLLFSVSCKGLAAELEGTQAALLQVDASWRLARKIPETLFGLFFEEINHAGAGGIWAELVNNRGFEAGGPHTPSNIDPWGIIGDESSIYVMTDRVSCFTRNIVALRMEVLCDKCPAGGVGIYNPGFWGMNIEEGKTYNLVMYVKSPESVELTASLTCSRPSGALQNLASASIHDIDLSNWTKVDLKLLAQGTCRTSRLDLTTSKRGVMWFDQVSLMPSDTYKGHGFRKELMSMLLDLKPRFLRFPGGCFVEGNLLRNAFRWKETIGPWEERPGHYGDVWNYWTDDGLGYYELLQLSEDLGAAPIWVFNAGIGHNEGVDTTIIAPFVKDVLDSLEFARGSAESTWGYLRAAMGHPERFPLKYVAIGNEDCRKEFYLGNYLKFYNAIREAYPDIQMISNCDGLDHPADLYDFHIYNNATDLFLMKNKFDRTSRMGPKVFVSEYAVTEAKDAGRGSLLASLAEAAFLTGLEKNSDIVQMACYAPLFVNDNHPGWKWNPDAIVFNSWQQYGTPSYWMQIFFRESNGAVIHPVTVTSSYSDSLAASAITWQDTENSFLRVKIVNFGSHAVNLTICATGLQAGVNTMGSRVTVLTSSNVMDENSFSNPNNVVPVTRELPNAAEVMQALLSPYSFTSFDLALDEYRRVAEM